The Argentina anserina chromosome 5, drPotAnse1.1, whole genome shotgun sequence genome includes the window ATGTGGATGGGGCTTTGCTCAAGGGGCTAGTTTGTGGCTACCTTTGCGCAGTCAGTATCTCATGCAAACTCGGTTGCACACTGAGCTTACATGAGCAAAGGCAGAAATTGAAACTGATTGCATAGTAGCAGTGCAGGCTATTCAGAGTCTGGAGAAGAAACGTTTCGAGCTCAGCAACTTGGAACTTAATAGCAAAACCACGTTGGCAAAAACACCAGACATTAAGCTAATTTTGGCTCCTGGAACATGTAACCCTTCTGCATATGAATCTTTTACATGCGTAATTTGGGTTGTTTCTGCTCCCAAGTTTGTGCACCAACACCAGACTAATGGAGTATTTCCACCAACAAAAAAGTAAAgtaatttgatatatacaGGAGGACAAATTCGATATATGAAAAGAATAGTCTTATATCTATATCCTGCGGAACAAGTTTTATATCCAGTACCTGGTTATTCAGAATTTTGCACTTGTACTAATCGCCTTCATTATAATTACACAAAACTACACCATTAAGGCTGATCCAGCGGAACAAGTTCTATATAATCTCAACTTCCAATTGTTCACCTAGCTAAAACCCAAGTATATGGTAAAAACAAGTACTATCAATAAACCTATGGTCTATTACTTCATCACTTTCAGGTaggtctttttctttttctcccaCCTTACAACTGCCTTTTTCTTGTGTATCCAAGATCGGTATTTTTCTCGATCCTTCAACCAGCTAGAGTACTCCTTCCCTGGTTTGCACACAAGGTAGCCTGCTAAATCCTCAAGGTCAGACTTCTTGGAGCCTGGTACTTTGCAATTGAGGAACATCTCCCCATTGCACGTTTCTTCTGTTTCCTCCTCTGTGACGTCAGTAAACTCTCTTGTGCAGCTCATAAAGCTTGCATTTTCAGAAGTTTTTGCCACGTCACTCCGTGTCACATAATGTTTTCTGCAAAAATAACAAAAGCAGAAAACAGCTTCAGTCTCAACAGCAAATGATAACGTACAAGAATGCCCTTCTCCAATTGTTTTCGGCACAGTGAGTACATTATCTCAAATAATTCATCATCTTTAAAAGAACCAAACACCACTGTTCAGAAGAAGACTCACATAACTAAATCAAAACGAAAAAGTCCCACTATTGGCAGAAATGAGTACAACTAAGCCAAGACATATTCACTTTCTTAGGCGCACACGATAATTTACAAAATTATGGCCTTAAAGAAAGGGAAGTTCTTTTAGGCTTTGCTACACAAAAGAAATCTCAGTTTCAAGACTGAGCAACTCTATGATAGTTATGGAGCTACTCATAAACATATCTCagaaagaatttttttttaaaggcaAGAGGTGGAGCACATGAAATATAGAAAACCCAGCAAATAATAAGGTTTTTGTGGAAGAACAATCTAACGCAAAAAGGTGAATATATGATTCACGTTCCACCACAATTAATGAAGACTATTTTATATGATAACAGTAATATTTGATACCTCAAGTAAACATTTTGAATCTTCTGAAACTTTGATGCAACTTTTCTGGTGGATTTCTGTTTCTCAACAGCCTGCAACACATGTCATTATCAAACATCAGTTATCCAAAGGAGAcatatctttttcaattctttCCTCTTCCTTATAGGTCTGAAGAGTGAAATATAAAACATATCAATTGAATTAAGAAAATGGCATAGAAACTATGGTCACCTACTCACTTGTATAACCTTAGCAGGAGgcaatttgaatgaaacagATTGCAAACCAATATCTAAGAATGACCGTAGCGCAATTATATCACCCTCTTCGAAAGCACATAGATTTAatattgccatgattattgatATGCATCCCTTAACTAAGAAGTCAATCCCACTAGCGAAACTTAATGATAGCAAGCCCAAAAAATGCAGAAGGATCCACTTGGAATTTTTATGTATCATCGGGCGTGTTTTCATCATGTCTGATAAAAACTTCTGATTAGGTAGAGACAAATTAAATTGAATAAAGCAGCCAATGATATCCACCATGAAATCATATTCCTTATGTGAAGAAGCATCCTTTAAGGTTTGCGGACACCCCGAATTCCCACCATTTCTCAGGCACCAAATAGCTTTCAACAAGGAACTACTCATTAACTTCAATATCGAAGCAAGAAGATAAATATCTTCTGGGTTTGTATCCCCTTCTCTGTGAAAAACATTATGATTGACATCTGAAGAAGAGCCTCCATGTACTATGCTATGTAATGCCGACAGAATATCATCTTTACACGATTCATCAAAAATCTGTTGGTTCTCGTTTATGTATGCAGTAGAAGCTGCCATCATATCAGACTTTCTGAACCGCCTCAAGGAACCTAAATGGGTAACTCGATTACAGATTTTCTCAGTCGTTCCTTTCTGAATACAAGATTCGAAAGAAGGATGATAACTCCCAATCATCCAAGAATTGGCATGAGAACAGCTAACACCGAATGGATGGTGATCCTTAAGTGAACTAGACATGTGGCTAGTGTACAAAGTAACTGAAGTTTCAATTGCTGTCAGGTAGTAGTCCATTTTTCTAAAATCTGGTCTAGCTTTCTTCAAAGAAAAGTCTGAATCTATGGCTTCACAGACTAATAAAATCAAATGCGTCAGTAACATTTTGGGCGCGGAAAGCATGGTGGGGTTGAGAAGCAGAGGCAAGGCTGCAGTCAGGCTCAATTCAGGACCTCTAAAATGCTTGCTGAATTGCAAGTATAGTCTTTTGTGAAAGTTCTCAGAAGCTGGCCCCTCGGAAAATGATGATGTGAAATGAACAGAAATCACCTCCAGAACACTTACAATATCACTTTTAACAAAGTTATTGAATAACCTTTCACTTATGCAAGAAGCAGAATCAACAGCCAGAAAGTACTTCCTTAACGGTCTCCGCATTAAAAGTTCGTCTGCAAATATCTAAAGGTGAATCATCAAAAAATTCAGTTGTGGACTGTATGAAACTAAAAATGAGTAAACAAAATTCTTAGGATGAAGGGTAACCAGATTCTGTCAGAAGTCATAAAGCATAATATCACATATGACAAAGCAAATACACTATGTAAGAGTCTATATCATGGCCATAAGCCCATAATCTATACCAAAATTCAGgttgaaatgaaaat containing:
- the LOC126794630 gene encoding uncharacterized protein LOC126794630 — translated: MGLKRKRSKKLPDPVVQRTPTRNRLPPLTFETLISSIQAPQGLNVPVLKRLYALGVAMSSMESTDWSNAEGGCNLFGNELKLEDLQCLIRCLFKELDKRLEVLFAALSYANADKGPKHNGSDKNMGVDVDELALLLRCCISLSTVDPSSIMEKTQFLLAVLGKVIGLVKSGCCDVIFRKSVSCESTYTDADGTCVSEDFVASLCLLEPSNPWDPVLCSLLEIFADELLMRRPLRKYFLAVDSASCISERLFNNFVKSDIVSVLEVISVHFTSSFSEGPASENFHKRLYLQFSKHFRGPELSLTAALPLLLNPTMLSAPKMLLTHLILLVCEAIDSDFSLKKARPDFRKMDYYLTAIETSVTLYTSHMSSSLKDHHPFGVSCSHANSWMIGSYHPSFESCIQKGTTEKICNRVTHLGSLRRFRKSDMMAASTAYINENQQIFDESCKDDILSALHSIVHGGSSSDVNHNVFHREGDTNPEDIYLLASILKLMSSSLLKAIWCLRNGGNSGCPQTLKDASSHKEYDFMVDIIGCFIQFNLSLPNQKFLSDMMKTRPMIHKNSKWILLHFLGLLSLSFASGIDFLVKGCISIIMAILNLCAFEEGDIIALRSFLDIGLQSVSFKLPPAKVIQAVEKQKSTRKVASKFQKIQNVYLRKHYVTRSDVAKTSENASFMSCTREFTDVTEEETEETCNGEMFLNCKVPGSKKSDLEDLAGYLVCKPGKEYSSWLKDREKYRSWIHKKKAVVRWEKKKKTYLKVMK